Proteins encoded by one window of Cellvibrio sp. KY-GH-1:
- a CDS encoding conjugal transfer protein TraG N-terminal domain-containing protein, with protein sequence MPVGSTIELYTTILGWILYDAIWGILAYTGLVLVPFIITIVNVVIDTRDSAQEISAKGLIRILETRIYIMIGVVMFAAQPLINVNPSKTTYTQYRCGVTASKSLTKTMTELAYGDSKSTLDKSTGTFGVMLDGRTPRAPIWWYLTTKLNHAIAQTARQELPCQADLRTMGAGLSKLNIADKALKDELKDFYKDCWQPAANQFARERLPEAELPAKFKDGAIYDDITWPGSEFFISRAGYYDTLRATKAVPAFPYSPSRDNVKFPEPPLGVEMGGFPTCHEWWLGYASDGVSFDSDKGLRERLLTYIKNDAIPDDSEDSTGAWWKFWAEDKFATEADADDALIKTTLNAESEEIQLELTNGATEYGGMMGSTTDHVLRGMRSLIGGAGLLIGGAKKAVEVEMVRQVAPMVQSMVLLIFTVGLPLLLAMGSFSLKTMMALTLLQFSIIFWAFLFALAAWLDNFLLSGLWSGADKNANMLMDTLMPNTSGVGTQILAISWVTWALYTLAPLAFTYGLGVIGVKAGSAIAAIGGNSGDIGGAGGKGVDLATKVMTKGKGGGGKK encoded by the coding sequence ATGCCTGTTGGCAGTACGATTGAGCTCTATACCACCATCTTGGGGTGGATTCTTTACGATGCAATCTGGGGAATATTGGCCTACACCGGGTTAGTCCTGGTGCCGTTCATCATCACTATTGTGAATGTCGTGATCGATACCCGGGACTCTGCCCAGGAGATATCGGCAAAAGGTTTAATTCGCATCCTGGAGACACGGATTTACATTATGATTGGGGTGGTGATGTTTGCAGCACAGCCCCTTATCAATGTGAATCCATCAAAGACTACCTACACGCAATATCGTTGTGGTGTTACGGCATCCAAAAGCCTTACGAAAACCATGACGGAATTAGCGTATGGGGATAGTAAGAGTACTTTGGACAAATCTACGGGTACCTTTGGGGTCATGTTGGATGGGCGTACACCGCGTGCACCGATTTGGTGGTACCTGACTACCAAGTTAAACCATGCTATCGCTCAAACCGCACGGCAGGAGCTTCCATGCCAGGCGGATCTGCGGACGATGGGTGCTGGTTTGTCCAAATTGAACATTGCCGATAAAGCACTCAAGGATGAGCTAAAGGATTTTTATAAGGATTGCTGGCAACCGGCGGCTAACCAGTTTGCCCGGGAGCGTCTTCCAGAGGCTGAATTACCCGCGAAATTTAAGGACGGCGCAATCTATGACGACATCACCTGGCCTGGCAGCGAGTTCTTTATAAGCCGTGCTGGCTACTATGACACCTTGAGAGCAACAAAGGCGGTACCGGCATTTCCTTACAGCCCGTCACGAGACAATGTGAAATTCCCTGAGCCGCCTTTAGGCGTTGAAATGGGCGGCTTTCCGACCTGTCATGAGTGGTGGCTAGGGTATGCCTCCGATGGGGTTAGTTTTGACAGCGACAAGGGCCTGCGGGAACGCTTACTGACCTACATCAAGAATGACGCCATACCAGACGACTCCGAAGACAGTACCGGCGCCTGGTGGAAGTTCTGGGCCGAGGATAAGTTTGCCACTGAAGCGGATGCTGATGACGCCCTCATCAAAACGACCCTGAATGCAGAGAGCGAAGAGATCCAGTTGGAACTCACCAATGGAGCAACTGAGTATGGTGGCATGATGGGATCTACTACAGACCATGTTTTACGTGGAATGCGATCACTGATAGGTGGGGCAGGGCTATTGATTGGTGGTGCCAAAAAAGCAGTAGAGGTTGAAATGGTTCGCCAGGTTGCACCGATGGTGCAATCCATGGTTCTGCTCATCTTTACCGTTGGTTTGCCGTTGTTATTGGCCATGGGATCATTTTCCCTCAAAACCATGATGGCGCTGACGCTATTGCAATTCAGTATCATTTTCTGGGCGTTCTTGTTTGCATTGGCGGCGTGGTTGGACAATTTTTTATTGTCGGGGCTTTGGTCAGGAGCTGACAAGAATGCCAATATGCTCATGGATACATTAATGCCTAATACCAGTGGTGTTGGTACCCAAATTCTTGCAATCAGCTGGGTAACGTGGGCGCTCTATACATTAGCTCCATTGGCGTTTACTTATGGTTTGGGTGTAATCGGAGTTAAAGCAGGTTCAGCTATTGCAGCTATCGGAGGGAATAGCGGCGACATTGGTGGTGCGGGCGGCAAGGGCGTTGATTTAGCAACCAAAGTAATGACAAAAGGGAAAGGCGGTGGCGGCAAAAAATAA
- a CDS encoding TIGR03756 family integrating conjugative element protein — protein sequence MKKWIMPLLIIFVSATTSAQSIKNGKKDGKFETMDIVESAIECTDCFDWELIGICFWLKCKLFSCSVETSMRVRHFIPDLVVSSYTYQSEWEDTKDWNHNPSGAIGQTESIRDQATALDFKSVDIISHPALPIYNALGGEEYFCESMLDIPMMPHFLSSHDPSWSEPGIEQLYPQSILGWPRFRTGTGSWMGLLEGSWAPLYPRCGWGAHPYDPINAAVAAHRAAEIVTRNAQPHIYMPLTGNCDNRCWKPGAVNVNNGTDNRFQMLVPWVEDSTRILNGSAAWANGKNRTRESYMWTLWRRYSCCEKKGQAFLFKIDFKS from the coding sequence ATGAAAAAATGGATTATGCCCTTGCTGATTATTTTTGTTTCGGCGACGACATCCGCACAATCCATTAAAAATGGAAAAAAGGACGGCAAGTTTGAAACGATGGATATTGTTGAATCCGCTATTGAATGTACTGATTGTTTTGATTGGGAATTAATTGGCATATGCTTTTGGTTAAAGTGCAAATTATTTTCTTGTAGTGTCGAAACATCTATGCGTGTGCGTCACTTTATTCCTGACTTGGTGGTGTCTAGCTATACGTATCAATCCGAGTGGGAGGACACCAAAGATTGGAATCACAATCCGAGTGGTGCGATTGGGCAAACTGAGAGTATTCGTGACCAGGCAACGGCATTGGATTTTAAAAGTGTCGATATTATTTCGCATCCGGCACTACCCATATACAACGCATTGGGCGGCGAAGAATATTTCTGCGAATCGATGCTTGATATACCGATGATGCCGCATTTTCTAAGCAGCCATGATCCCTCCTGGAGTGAGCCTGGCATCGAGCAGCTGTACCCGCAATCAATTCTGGGCTGGCCCCGGTTCAGAACCGGTACCGGCTCCTGGATGGGACTGCTTGAAGGCTCTTGGGCGCCTTTGTATCCCCGTTGTGGATGGGGTGCACATCCTTACGATCCTATTAATGCTGCTGTTGCTGCGCATCGAGCGGCAGAAATTGTGACACGCAATGCACAACCTCATATCTACATGCCATTAACGGGTAATTGTGACAACCGTTGCTGGAAGCCTGGGGCCGTAAACGTCAACAACGGCACCGACAATCGCTTTCAAATGCTGGTGCCTTGGGTGGAAGACTCCACGCGCATTTTGAACGGCTCGGCAGCGTGGGCAAATGGAAAAAACCGTACACGTGAAAGTTATATGTGGACGTTGTGGCGGCGTTACTCCTGCTGCGAGAAAAAAGGCCAAGCATTCCTCTTTAAAATTGACTTTAAGAGTTAA
- a CDS encoding TIGR03757 family integrating conjugative element protein → MKLTHSVPCLFSLMLLFGISINGHAQVQVEVFTDMPMQLGSVLGIDVIHYDLSAPEKVKSKYLPALPGDVGLASQIMKNYLASPQGQEFKAVIREAYRGHEKMVRYQLEKIPAVVFEQGQYVVYGITDVQKALALYNAHRNQRALP, encoded by the coding sequence ATGAAGCTCACGCATAGCGTTCCTTGTTTATTTTCGTTGATGCTACTTTTCGGTATCTCTATCAATGGTCACGCACAAGTACAGGTTGAAGTATTTACGGATATGCCAATGCAGTTGGGTAGCGTACTGGGTATTGATGTCATTCACTATGATCTGAGTGCGCCGGAAAAAGTGAAGTCAAAATATTTACCGGCGTTGCCGGGGGATGTTGGTCTCGCGTCGCAGATCATGAAGAACTATTTAGCCTCTCCACAAGGGCAGGAGTTTAAAGCGGTAATACGTGAAGCCTACCGTGGCCATGAAAAAATGGTGCGCTACCAATTGGAAAAAATCCCAGCAGTGGTTTTCGAGCAAGGGCAATACGTTGTGTATGGCATCACGGATGTACAAAAAGCACTTGCTCTGTATAACGCTCACCGTAATCAGAGGGCATTGCCATGA
- a CDS encoding integrating conjugative element protein produces MNKFLSPIAKKLVLGFLMSMAPLAKAGDIVRPTGDGSWYYAIGGGDPMMYYHQSNKTTLNLSAGAEWNMFRGCSFDPSFGISETFSDMEHNVYGLTEDVLGAATAVFSAWGLQKIQENWPGLYDTLTKGLKDAKETYTLSLKTCRDAKADLRAGRDPVEGWIAVTRKSSWDKASKAGENPVEAEESIEASAGNSGVTFAGGVKKGGIGQPPIRIVEDTVGAGYEHSVGSLTPEDPDSVTGDSNIARVFPTATSATTWATAVVGEREVRTCASCEKLRTKVGQGLRFQYRKEREVVNADLKALMSKPLNYKMSAAELDKLSVPAMGLVINDLTIQDLKRAPIDQQTILSNKLVGEIALARAMEKALIVRDLLNAGAQEPNISSVGDAAAVEIDYSRKRLQSEIDNILFETEVRQKVITNAAGSIARMGTQRNRDAGATEYMRTKSKEPRMMDGAISDE; encoded by the coding sequence ATGAACAAATTCCTATCACCAATTGCAAAAAAACTCGTACTCGGATTTCTCATGTCTATGGCTCCATTGGCGAAGGCTGGAGACATTGTTCGTCCGACGGGTGATGGTTCCTGGTATTACGCGATCGGAGGTGGTGACCCAATGATGTATTACCACCAGTCCAATAAAACCACACTCAATCTGTCTGCAGGTGCAGAGTGGAATATGTTTCGCGGATGCAGCTTTGATCCGAGCTTTGGAATCTCTGAAACATTCTCCGATATGGAACACAACGTGTACGGTCTTACTGAAGATGTGCTGGGTGCTGCGACCGCAGTTTTTAGCGCATGGGGTTTACAAAAGATCCAGGAGAATTGGCCAGGCTTATACGACACCTTGACGAAAGGCCTTAAAGACGCAAAAGAAACTTACACCTTGTCTTTGAAAACCTGTCGTGATGCAAAAGCAGATCTTCGTGCTGGTCGGGATCCTGTCGAGGGATGGATTGCGGTTACGCGTAAAAGCTCATGGGACAAAGCGTCCAAAGCAGGGGAGAACCCGGTGGAGGCGGAAGAAAGCATCGAAGCTTCTGCAGGAAATAGCGGTGTTACTTTTGCGGGTGGCGTTAAAAAAGGTGGCATTGGGCAACCGCCCATTCGGATCGTTGAAGATACTGTCGGCGCTGGTTATGAACACTCGGTAGGTTCACTGACGCCGGAGGATCCGGATAGCGTTACCGGTGATTCAAATATTGCCCGGGTATTTCCAACGGCGACCAGTGCAACAACCTGGGCCACTGCCGTAGTTGGTGAGCGTGAGGTGAGAACCTGCGCAAGCTGCGAGAAATTAAGAACGAAAGTAGGGCAAGGTTTGCGTTTCCAATATCGCAAGGAGCGTGAAGTTGTAAATGCGGATTTGAAAGCACTGATGAGCAAACCGCTCAACTACAAAATGTCGGCTGCTGAATTGGATAAATTATCGGTTCCTGCGATGGGGCTCGTGATTAATGATTTGACGATCCAGGATTTGAAGCGCGCACCGATTGATCAGCAAACCATTCTAAGCAACAAATTGGTTGGTGAAATTGCATTGGCGCGAGCAATGGAGAAAGCATTGATTGTGCGTGATCTATTAAATGCGGGAGCACAAGAACCCAATATTTCATCAGTGGGTGATGCAGCGGCGGTAGAAATTGATTACTCGCGTAAACGTTTGCAATCGGAAATTGACAATATTTTATTTGAAACTGAAGTGCGTCAAAAAGTAATTACCAACGCGGCCGGTAGTATTGCCAGAATGGGAACTCAACGAAATAGAGATGCCGGAGCAACGGAATACATGCGCACCAAGAGCAAAGAACCGCGCATGATGGATGGAGCGATCAGTGATGAATAA